The Zygosaccharomyces rouxii strain CBS732 chromosome A complete sequence genome window below encodes:
- the ERG9 gene encoding bifunctional farnesyl-diphosphate farnesyltransferase/squalene synthase (similar to uniprot|P29704 Saccharomyces cerevisiae YHR190W ERG9 Farnesyl-diphosphate farnesyl transferase (squalene synthase) joins two farnesyl pyrophosphate moieties to form squalene in the sterol biosynthesis pathway), whose translation MVKALELLSHPVELKSALKLKFIRQPLYAPRDIASPELTRCYELLKATSRSFAAVIQELNPELRDAVMLFYLILRALDTVEDDMTIEPQLKVKVLRSFAEKLDTRDWSFDGNSPEEKDRKVLVEFPCILHQYHELRPKYRQVIQDITVKMGNGMADYILDEQFNLQGVQTVKDYDLYCHYVAGLVGEGLTHLIVEAGFGTPDLDANPQLYESMGLFLQKTNIIRDYAEDLGDGRSFWPREIWSKYAEKLPDLGDPRNAQNGLSCINELVLNALSHVIDVFTYLSSINEQSTFQFCAIPQVMAIATLALVFNNEKVLTDRVKIRKGTTCELILKSHTLHGCLSIFRHYVRDIKSRVPVQDPNYLKVNIQVARIEQHIEEMYQDKLPNGAKPKETIYYTKAQERFKQDEKILPIEQNEEYKFNMALTVLLTIVSAIYFYAK comes from the coding sequence ATGGTTAAGGCGTTAGAATTGCTATCACATCCAGTAGAATTAAAATCTGCACTAAAGCTAAAATTCATTAGACAACCGTTATACGCTCCTCGAGATATCGCTTCCCCGGAATTGACGAGATGTTATGAATTGTTGAAAGCAACTTCAAGATCTTTTGCAGCCGTCATTCAAGAGTTGAACCCTGAACTACGTGATGCTGTCATGCTGTTTTATTTGATTCTTAGAGCGTTAGACActgttgaagatgatatgACCATCGAACCCCAGCTAAAGGTTAAGGTTTTACGTTCGTTTGCAGAAAAACTGGATACCAGGGACTGGTCATTTGATGGTAACTCACCTGAGGAGAAAGATCGCAAAGTTTTGGTGGAATTCCCCTGTATCCTACACCAATACCATGAATTGCGCCCAAAATACCGCCAAGTGATTCAAGATATTACTGTCAAGATGGGTAATGGTATGGCAGACTATATATTGGATGAACAGTTCAACTTGCAAGGTGTCCAAACTGTTAAGGACTACGATCTTTACTGTCATTACGTCGCCGGACTGGTTGGTGAAGGTTTGACTCATTTGATCGTAGAGGCTGGGTTTGGTACGCCTGATTTGGACGCCAATCCACAACTGTACGAAAGTATGGGTCTTTTCTTACAAAAGACAAATATCATTAGAGATTACGCGGAGGATTTGGGTGATGGTAGATCGTTTTGGCCACGTGAAATTTGGTCCAAATACGCTGAAAAATTGCCTGATTTAGGTGATCCACGCAATGCACAAAATGGTCTAAGCTGTATTAATGAATTGGTGCTAAATGCCCTTTCTCATGTGATAGACGTTTTCACTTACCTTTCATCAATTAACGAACAATCCACGTTTCAATTCTGCGCTATTCCCCAAGTTATGGCTATAGCCACCTTAGCGCTCGTCTTCAATAATGAAAAAGTGTTGACAGATAGGGTTAAAATTCGTAAGGGTACTACGTGTGAGTTAATCCTAAAGAGTCATACCTTGCATGGATGCCTCTCAATTTTCCGTCACTACGTGCGTGATATCAAATCGCGTGTACCAGTGCAGGATCCAAATTATCTAAAAGTTAACATTCAGGTTGCCAGAATCGAACAACATATCGAGGAGATGTACCAGGACAAATTACCAAATGGTGCCAAACCAAAGGAAACGATTTACTATACCAAGGCACAAGAACGTTTCAAGCAAGACGAAAAAATACTTCCAATCGAACAAAACGAGGAGTACAAATTTAATATGGCGTTGACGGTTTTATTAACTATTGTCTCAGCGATTTACTTCTACGCCAAGTGA
- the PTH1 gene encoding aminoacyl-tRNA hydrolase (similar to uniprot|P38876 Saccharomyces cerevisiae YHR189W PTH1 One of two (see also PTH2) mitochondrially-localized peptidyl-tRNA hydrolases dispensable for cell growth and for mitochondrial respiration), which yields MLRFRRRLTCFTGIGNPEPKYAGTRHNVGLIILDLLKNRFDAEQIHPYKVSSLSPAKYCQISSQLVMIRSDGDYMNLSGKTVVPMWNRLPHRDHVTHVVLHDELSLPLGKVQLRKPGTSLRGHNGLKSIQNCWRNDNFYRLSVGIGRPPQRDSTVVSDYVLSKFDERELEILQTKSFKTAWERIGHLVNNK from the coding sequence ATGCTGCGATTTCGTCGTCGCCTTACCTGTTTCACCGGTATTGGCAATCCTGAACCGAAGTATGCAGGTACAAGGCATAATGTTGGTTTAATCATTTTAGatctattgaaaaatcgtTTTGATGCGGAACAAATTCATCCATACAAGGTCTCTTCACTTTCACCTGCTAAATACTGTCAGATCTCGTCacaattggtaatgattAGATCTGATGGTGACTACATGAATTTAAGCGGCAAGACTGTAGTCCCGATGTGGAATAGACTACCTCATCGCGACCATGTGACACATGTTGTACTCCATGATGAATTAAGCTTACCATTGGGTAAAGTGCAGTTACGAAAGCCGGGAACAAGTTTACGTGGCCATAATGGATTGAAAAGTATACAAAATTGTTGGAGAAATGATAATTTCTATAGATTATCGGTCGGTATCGGTAGACCACCTCAAAGAGATTCTACAGTGGTATCCGACTACGTCTTGTCGAAGTTTGATGAGCgagaattggaaattttgcaaactaaaagttttaaaacTGCATGGGAGAGAATCGGACATCTTGTAAATAATAAATGA
- the GTR1 gene encoding Rag GTPase GTR1 (highly similar to uniprot|Q00582 Saccharomyces cerevisiae YML121W GTR1 Cytoplasmic GTP binding protein and negative regulator of the Ran/Tc4 GTPase cycle through its homolog and binding partner Gtr2p involved in phosphate transport and invasive growth human RagA and RagB proteins are functional homologs) gives MSSNNRKKLLLMGRSGSGKSSMRSIIFSNYSAFDTRRLGATIDVEHSNRRFLGNMTLNLWDCGGQDVFMENYFTRQKDHIFQMVQVLIHVFDVESQEVIKDIEIFTKALKQLKKYSPDAKIFVLLHKMDLVQLDKREELFQLMMKKLQETSSEYGFPNLIGFPTSIWDESLYKAWSQIVCSLIPNMAVHQSNLKKLKSVMNAWEIVLFERSTFLVVCSSNAVNGETLDPKRFEKISNIMKNFKQSCTKLKSGFKTLVLNENIYVSEISQNMVCFIVLNNSEEPQSMVLENIRMAKEFFQ, from the coding sequence ATGTCATCTAATAATCGAAAGAAACTGCTGCTAATGGGCCGTTCAGGTTCAGGTAAATCATCCATGAGATCTATTATCTTTAGTAATTATTCTGCGTTTGATACACGTCGATTAGGTGCAACGATTGATGTGGAGCATTCAAATCGTAGATTTTTAGGTAATATGACTTTAAACCTATGGGATTGCGGTGGTCAAGATGTATTTATGGAAAACTATTTCACAAGGCAGAAGGATCATATCTTCCAAATGGTGCAAGTTCTCATACATGTATTTGACGTTGAATCACAAGAAGTTattaaagatattgaaatttttaccaaagCATTAaaacaattgaagaaatattcACCAGATGCCAAAATATTTGTCCTATTGCACAAGATGGATCTAGTTCAACTGGataaaagagaagaattgttccaattaatgatgaagaaattgcaaGAAACATCCTCAGAATACGGGTTCCCCAACCTAATTGGGTTTCCAACATCAATATGGGATGAAAGTTTATACAAGGCATGGTCACAAATCGTTTGTTCGTTAATCCCTAATATGGCTGTACATCaatccaatttgaaaaaattgaaaagcGTAATGAATGCATGGGAGATAGTACTTTTTGAAAGGTCAACATTTTTAGTGGTTTGTTCGAGTAATGCAGTTAATGGTGAAACGTTGGATCcaaaaagatttgaaaaaatatcaaatataatgaaaaatttcaaacaaaGTTGtaccaaattgaaaagcggattcaaaactttggttcttaatgaaaatatctACGTCAGTGAAATCTCACAAAATATGGTTTGCTTTATAGTTTTGAACAACTCAGAGGAACCTCAAAGTATGGTATTGGAGAATATTCGTATGGCGAaagaattcttccaataa
- a CDS encoding uncharacterized protein (some similarities with uniprot|P40463 Saccharomyces cerevisiae YIL135C VHS2 Gene whose overexpression suppresses the synthetic lethality of the hal3 sit4 double mutation) — MNGTTTIPEYKFTSSPQSDNGNSSMIFERTVEDACSSRPFSRHGSSVSLLSRKYSNQSTGGVGIPVTASSSRCGHRTPRTSQHSSPSQQGSPLDSPELVPGTGTVNHRRHLENFVAPALDASCSIIADESANLNDLDIVYMRKPSTIGLDLALGRTRSNSYATLREEHQQQQQQQQQQQQPVPPPLPRSNSASVGMDAKPRTLRFYSYADMLSDEMATSPTSGTRPPLPHSASSTFLRPAPQHQPMHFSNPFKTTTATTGNSNGCSSCGCGNGTRSRKDSTASSGNLNPNVRRCSNNVLSRSTTSHLQAAAPPAPAPALGLARANKLAKPRRRSAFQIESSDEFSSDEEDESPFPSSNHMGFSPLGSRVSRTSTQNSVNSQPSSHRAGGGSFSNSSPSLMRRESFQNSINGVLMEDTLQTEKVGDILRKRMGNVKKQDIKVTTGED, encoded by the coding sequence ATGAATGGAACCACTACTATTCCCGAGTACAAGTTTACGTCTTCCCCCCAAAGTGACAACGGTAATTCTTCCATGATTTTTGAGAGAACTGTTGAAGACGCTTGTAGTAGTAGACCTTTTTCACGTCATGGTTCAAGTGTAAGTCTTTTATCAAGAAAATATAGCAATCAAAGTACAGGCGGTGTCGGCATCCCAGTTACGGCTTCGTCCTCAAGATGCGGTCATAGGACTCCGAGAACTTCACAGCATTCCTCGCCTTCACAACAAGGGAGTCCTTTAGATTCGCCTGAGTTGGTGCCGGGAACTGGTACAGTTAATCATAGAAGACATTTAGAAAACTTTGTTGCACCTGCTTTAGATGCTTCTTGCTCTATTATTGCAGATGAATCTGCAAATCTTAATGATCTAGATATCGTTTACATGAGAAAGCCAAGTACTATTGGGTTAGACCTGGCCCTCGGCAGAACGAGAAGTAATTCATATGCAACGCTAAGAGAAGAAcaccagcagcagcagcagcaacagcagcagcagcagcaacctGTGCCACCTCCACTGCCAAGGAGTAACAGTGCCAGTGTAGGGATGGATGCCAAGCCAAGGACTTTAAGATTTTACTCCTATGCTGATATGCTTTCGGATGAAATGGCAACGTCACCAACGAGTGGCACTAGACCACCGTTACCACACTCCGCCTCATCAACTTTTTTGCGTCCAGCTCCTCAACACCAACCAATGCATTTTTCGAATCCCTttaaaacaacaacagcaacaacgGGTAATTCGAACGGGTGTTCGTCATGCGGATGTGGTAACGGTACTAGATCGAGGAAGGACTCGACAGCAAGCTCGGGGAATTTGAATCCAAACGTTAGAAGATGCTCAAACAATGTTTTATCACGCTCGACAACTTCGCACTTGCAGGCAGCAGCACCTCCTGCCCCTGCCCCTGCGTTAGGTTTGGCAAGAGCTAACAAGTTAGCAAAACCAAGACGCAGATCTGCATTCCAGATTGAATCGAGTGATGAATTTTCGAGTGACGAGGAAGACGAAAGTCCTTTCCCATCATCAAATCACATGGGATTTTCTCCGTTGGGTTCGAGAGTCTCTAGAACAAGTACTCAAAACAGTGTGAACAGTCAACCAAGTTCTCATAGAGCGGGTGGCGGCAGTTTTTCTAACAGCAGTCCATCTTTGATGAGAAGAgaatctttccaaaattcaATTAATGGGGTTTTAATGGAAGACACTCTACAAACTGAAAAAGTCGGTGATATTTTAAGGAAAAGGATGGGTAACGTTAAGAAACAAGATATAAAGGTTACAACAGGTGAAGATTAA
- the MSK1 gene encoding lysine--tRNA ligase MSK1 (similar to uniprot|P32048 Saccharomyces cerevisiae YNL073W MSK1 Mitochondrial lysine-tRNA synthetase required for import of both aminoacylated and deacylated forms of tRNA(Lys) into mitochondria) has product MKKAIVDSSKLFASRNRLIEGNPSKYYPSIVRGSSSVKEFVERWKGLDSSTRNVNESLHGRICGVRSAGKNMCFLDLGGLQVVMNSKEMAERNDGLNLAQRYRAGDYVLVSGRPGLTERQRTLSIRAEKPPTVLAAAQQPLPPSLEDRAKLKQNRVLDYQLSGVEMLVTRHKVTRAVREFLDGRDFVEVETPILSNKANGASAEAFVTYSNALPENEKRLELRVAPELWLKRLIIGGLERVYELGKVFRNEGIDATHNPEFTTLEFYQAYVTMEDLIENVRDMLVHICSAVSGLPMAQRLLSELQTKGLQRLDFVDTLSKETGTDFHGIQDWSNPELLWEATPIKDRSKLFPEGPQALSPSQMWNRLGGYYVEDRHCNGLCPTLVCNHPSIISPLAKPNDNRLSKRFEMFIGGKEYINAYEEENCPQRQLQSFKDQAQSLLQYGDKESLSVDEAYVEAMKWGMPPTGGVGLGIDRLVALLLGSTRIEEVLAFGCLDDVNRQ; this is encoded by the coding sequence ATGAAGAAAGCTATCGTCGATTCTTCAAAGCTTTTCGCTAGCAGGAATCGCTTGATTGAAGGTAATCCGTCGAAGTACTATCCGTCAATTGTGCGTGGTAGTAGCAGTGTAAAAGAGTTTGTAGAGAGGTGGAAGGGACTTGATTCTAGTACGCGTAATGTCAATGAAAGCTTGCACGGCAGAATATGCGGTGTGAGAAGTGCTGGGAAAAACATGTGTTTTCTGGATCTGGGCGGGTTGCAGGTTGTCATGAACAGCAAAGAAATGGCTGAACGTAACGATGGCTTGAACCTGGCTCAGCGGTACCGAGCCGGAGATTACGTATTGGTGAGCGGGCGGCCTGGACTTACGGAAAGACAGCGTACGCTTTCCATTCGGGCGGAGAAGCCGCCGACGGTGTTAGCGGCTGCACAGCAGCCGCTACCGCCTTCTCTGGAGGACCGCGCCAAGTTAAAGCAGAACCGTGTATTAGACTACCAGCTAAGCGGCGTAGAAATGCTTGTAACGAGACATAAAGTTACTAGGGCGGTCCGTGAATTCCTCGATGGACGCGACTTCGTCGAAGTCGAAACTCCAATTCTCTCTAACAAGGCCAATGGTGCATCTGCAGAGGCGTTTGTTACCTATTCTAACGCCTTACCAGAGAATGAAAAAAGGTTAGAACTAAGAGTTGCTCCTGAACTTTGGTTGAAAAGGCTCATTATCGGTGGTTTAGAACGCGTCTACGAACTGGGTAAAGTCTTCAGGAACGAAGGTATCGATGCTACGCACAACCCCGAATTTACTACCCTAGAGTTTTACCAAGCGTATGTTACTATGGAGGATCTCATCGAGAATGTGCGGGACATGTTGGTGCACATTTGTTCGGCGGTAAGCGGGTTGCCGATGGCTCAGCGGCTTCTCTCGGAGTTGCAAACGAAGGGGTTACAGCGGTTAGATTTTGTCGATACACTCTCTAAGGAAACTGGCACAGATTTTCATGGCATACAAGATTGGTCGAATCCGGAATTACTGTGGGAAGCCACACCAATCAAGGACAGAAGTAAGCTTTTCCCCGAGGGACCCCAAGCGTTGTCTCCATCACAGATGTGGAACAGATTGGGTGGTTACTACGTGGAAGATCGTCATTGTAATGGTCTTTGTCCGACGTTAGTTTGTAACCATCCTTCAATTATATCTCCGTTGGCAAAGCCTAATGACAATCGGTTATCCAAGAGATTTGAGATGTTTATCGGGGGTAAAGAGTATATCAATGCCtacgaagaagaaaattgcCCGCAGAGACAATTGCAGTCGTTCAAAGATCAAGCTCAAAGCCTCCTACAGTATGGCGATAAAGAATCGTTAAGCGTTGATGAAGCGTATGTGGAGGCTATGAAATGGGGGATGCCGCCTACGGGAGGCGTTGGCTTGGGTATTGATCGATTGGTGGCGCTACTGTTGGGCAGTACGAGAATTGAGGAAGTACTGGCATTCGGATGCCTTGACGATGTAAATAGACAATAA
- a CDS encoding ferric reductase family protein (weakly similar to uniprot|Q75D69 Ashbya gossypii ABR154C ABR154Cp), which yields MDMSNNPEYVKETNEVWNRNFARARYWGAGLMGYWGLLVLIASINNWSTRFYPRATLVLRSQLDRFSPIRWLRGHVLIPTLLPRGKHLMHNRIGGLIPTRFESLILFIYFALVFIGESVNYETSKHNIYWPQKKDQLTRYVGDRSAIISMFIIIPTYLFAGRNNFLLWLTGWRQSTFMTFHRWLARMAVVSSLVHTFTMLLNDYWLHTVHLRKYTQYWRWGSVAIICGVIMVVQSLPFLRRSWYEIFLYGHIILALFFLIGVCIHLTVLGYGQYAYAAASVWAFDRCIRLIRLGCFGIRYANVSITDEKHLLVIIDDSAQVWDKKPKPGAFGYLYFLTGPFSWFQSHPFSVITIENSNSIAFQVTVKNGLTKRLYNDLISKADQTSRMKIMLEGFYGEYKPVRGYDQVMMFSSGAGAISPLEYLKEVVDHNSNTNSNQEHHNVKYVKFYWMVPDLSYTRVLAPELIKLQKLEYVHPIIYVTQPQSKFQSIGSVPSGDENSSSSVNQAAEDLEKSKGDKTKDTSITVNSTEEAIPISSKLESELVNSCEIHYGSRPDLNQLLIQDLQETQPSDHVAVMTCAHPAVCDQIRSIVAEETSIKKGRSGTLDLIELLQSW from the coding sequence ATGGACATGTCAAATAATCCGGAATACGTTAAAGAAACGAATGAGGTTTGGAATCGTAATTTTGCCAGAGCTCGATATTGGGGGGCAGGTCTCATGGGGTACTGGGGTTTGCTAGTGTTAATTGCCAGTATAAACAATTGGTCCACAAGGTTTTATCCTAGAGCTACGTTAGTGCTTAGATCTCAATTGGATCGCTTCTCACCAATTAGATGGTTACGTGGTCATGTGCTAATTCCTACGCTGCTGCCGCGCGGTAAGCACCTCATGCATAACAGGATTGGCGGGCTCATTCCCACTAGATTTGAGTCTTTGATACTCTTCATCTATTTTGCATTGGTTTTTATAGGAGAAAGTGTCAACTATGAGACTAGCAAACACAACATATACTGGCCACAGAAAAAGGATCAATTGACTAGATACGTTGGTGATCGGAGTGCAATCATTTCCATGTTTATCATTATCCCCACGTACTTGTTTGCCGGtagaaacaattttttgcTGTGGCTGACCGGTTGGCGTCAATCGACTTTTATGACGTTCCACAGATGGCTTGCACGTATGGCTGTTGTATCATCCTTGGTGCACACGTTTACCATGTTGCTCAATGATTACTGGTTGCATACAGTTCATCTTAGAAAATACACACAATATTGGAGATGGGGATCTGTAGCTATTATTTGTGGAGTCATCATGGTTGTACAATCATTACCATTTCTAAGACGTAGCTGGTATGAAATTTTCCTATATGGACACATCATTTTAGCTCTATTCTTTCTAATCGGAGTCTGCATCCATCTAACGGTACTAGGATATGGACAATATGCATATGCGGCGGCATCAGTTTGGGCATTTGATAGATGTATTCGTCTAATCAGATTAGGTTGCTTCGGTATTAGGTATGCAAACGTCTCTATTACTGACGAGAAGCATCTTTTGGTAATCATCGATGATTCTGCTCAAGTATGGGATAAAAAGCCTAAACCAGGTGCATTTGGTTACTTATATTTTTTAACAGGACCCTTCAGTTGGTTCCAATCTCATCCATTTAGCGTTATTACTATTGAAAACAGTAATTCCATCGCATTTCAAGTTACTGtcaaaaatggtttaacCAAGAGACTTTATAATGATCTCATTTCAAAAGCTGACCAAACAAGTCGAATGAAAATTATGCTAGAAGGATTCTACGGTGAATATAAACCAGTACGCGGATATGACCAAGTGATGATGTTTTCAAGTGGTGCAGGCGCTATTAGTCCATTAGAATATCTCAAAGAAGTTGTTGaccacaacagcaacaCTAACAGTAACCAAGAACATCATAACGTCAAATATGTCAAATTTTATTGGATGGTCCCAGATTTATCATACACAAGGGTTCTTGCACcagaattgataaaattgcAAAAGCTCGAGTATGTGCACCCCATCATTTACGTGACGCAGCCGCAATCGAAATTTCAATCCATTGGGAGCGTCCCCAGTGGTGACGAAAACAGTAGCAGCAGTGTAAACCAGGCTGCAGAAGACTTGGAAAAAAGTAAAGGTGACAAAACTAAGGATACTTCTATTACAGTTAATTCTACGGAAGAGGCAATTCCGATCTCATCAAAATTAGAGTCCGAATTGGTGAATTCTTGCGAAATTCATTACGGTAGTAGACCAGACTTGAATCAATTGCTAATACAAGATCTACAAGAGACACAACCATCTGATCATGTTGCGGTTATGACTTGTGCACATCCGGCGGTATGCGACCAGATCAGAAGCATCGTCGCTGAAGAAACTTCGAtaaaaaaaggaagatcCGGTACGCTGGACCTCATTGAACTACTTCAATCCTGGTAG